In one window of Nicotiana tabacum cultivar K326 chromosome 12, ASM71507v2, whole genome shotgun sequence DNA:
- the LOC107787594 gene encoding protein DETOXIFICATION 48-like, with protein sequence MCNPKTNSPSSFVSTEKAHFVNSHKPMDFQADDEELLHRWPTPTEAFEEIKEIGKISGPTALTGLVLYSRSMISMLFLGYLGELELAGGSLSIGFANITGYSVISGLAMGMEPICGQAYGAKQMKLLGITLQRTVLLLLSTSIPISFMWLNMKRILLWCGQDEDISSMAHTFIVFAIPDLFFLSLLHPLRIYLRTQNITLPLTYCSAISVLLHVPLNFLLVRYFNLGIAGVALAMVWTNLNLFLLLCSFIYFSGVYKDSWVVPSMDCVRGWSSLLGLAIPTCVSVCLEWWWYEFMIMLCGLLANPKATIASMGILIQTTSLVYVFPSALSLGVSTRVGNELGANRPARARISMIVSLFCAIGLGLGAMLFTTLMKHKWGLFFTKDVEILKLTSIALPIVGLCELGNCPQTTGCGVLRGSARPTIGANINLGSFYLVGMPVAFILGFILKMGFAGLWLGLLAAQASCATLMLCVLCKTDWKVQVERSKQLTQSSSTAASLPVTMPLDLDKKKKKKKANNNLEEILCTKEEDDLLKSTDTDPLIPSTTTTTTTT encoded by the exons ATGTGCAACCCAAAGACAAATTCCCCATCCTCCTTTGTCTCCACAGAAAAAGCTCATTTCGTCAACTCTCATAAACCAATGGATTTTCAAGCTGATGATGAAGAACTACTTCATAGATGGCCAACCCCAACTGAG GCTTTTGAAGAAATCAAAGAAATAGGGAAAATTTCAGGACCAACAGCACTCACAGGGTTGGTACTATATTCAAGATCCATGATCTCAATGCTTTTTCTTGGATATCTAGGGGAACTTGAACTTGCTGGAGGCTCTCTTTCCATTGGCTTTGCTAATATCACTGGCTACTCTGTAATCTCTGGCTTGGCTATGGGAATGGAACCAATTTGTGGACAAGCTTATGGAGCAAAACAAATGAAACTTTTAGGCATAACTCTTCAAAGAACAGTACTTCTCCTTCTTTCAACCTCAATTCCTATCTCTTTCATGTGGTTAAACATGAAAAGAATCCTTTTATGGTGTGGCCaagatgaagatatttcatctatGGCCCACACTTTCATTGTCTTTGCAATTCCtgaccttttctttctttctttgcttCATCCTCTGAGAATTTACCTAAGAACACAAAATATTACATTACCTTTAACTTATTGTTCTGCTATCTCAGTTCTTCTTCATGTCCCACTCAACTTCCTTCTCGTGCGATATTTTAATTTGGGCATTGCTGGAGTTGCTTTAGCAATGGTTTGGACAAATTTGAACCTTTTCCTTTTGCTCTGCTCATTTATTTACTTTTCGGGTGTATATAAAGATTCTTGGGTGGTTCCTAGCATGGATTGTGTACGTGGGTGGTCATCTTTATTAGGTTTAGCAATTCCCACGTGTGTATCCGTTTGTCTTGAATGGTGGTGGTATGAATTCATGATAATGCTTTGTGGACTTTTGGCAAATCCTAAAGCTACCATTGCTTCTATGGGAATTCTCATTCAAACAACTTCTTTAGTATACGTCTTCCCATCTGCCTTAAGCCTTGGTGTTTCGACTAGGGTTGGAAACGAGCTCGGCGCCAACCGGCCCGCTAGAGCCCGAATTTCTATGATAGTGTCACTTTTTTGTGCTATAGGATTGGGTTTGGGAGCAATGTTGTTTACAACTTTGATGAAACATAAATGGGGTCTTTTTTTCACAAAAGATGTAGAGATTCTTAAGTTAACATCCATTGCATTGCCTATAGTAGGGCTTTGTGAGTTAGGAAATTGTCCACAAACTACAGGTTGTGGGGTGTTAAGAGGAAGTGCAAGGCCAACAATTGGAGCTAATATTAATTTGGGTTCATTTTATTTAGTTGGAATGCCAGTAGCTTTTATTCTTGGATTTATACTAAAAATGGGATTTGCTGGACTATGGCTTGGCTTGCTAGCAGCACAGGCCTCATGTGCAACTCTTATGCTTTGTGTACTATGCAAAACTGATTGGAAAGTTCAAGTAGAAAGATCAAAACAGCTAACACAATCTTCTTCAACTGCTGCTTCATTACCAGTGACAATGCCTTTGGATTtggacaagaagaagaagaagaagaaggctaATAATAATCTTGAAGAGATTTTGTGCACTAAAGAGGAAGATGATTTGCTGAAATCTACAGACACAGACCCTCTCATACCTtccaccactactactactactactacttaa